A window of Pseudoalteromonas aliena SW19 genomic DNA:
CGCCAAACGCGTTTTATGTGATAGTGAAACAAGCGAAGAAGTTAATATGACTAAAGTAGATATTACTTAGAAAGACTTAAAAAATATTATCAGATATTTTCCAAATTCAAGAGGTGACTCTTAGCGCGTAGCGTTAACATTGAGGCACCTTGCGCAAAGAAAATGGTAGCACTACGTGCTTGTCATTACTTCTTTGCACCATATTTGCTTGGTGACAATAGCGTTTTGGACCCACCTGATTCCATGCCGAACTCAGTAGTGAAACGAAACAGCGCCGATGATAGTGTAGCATTTGCTATGTGAAAGTAGGACATTACCAGGCTTCAAATTAAAGAAACCCGTTACAGCAATGTGACGGGTTTTTTGCTGTTTAGAGTTTAATAAATAGCCAAGAGCCCAAACCGAACTTAATAGTGAAACCAAAGCTTCGAGCGATGATAGTGTGCATTTGCTATGTGGCTCTCCACCGCTGTGGGCACTACGACATTACACAGGCTTCAAATTGTAAAAAGCCCGAATCTGACGATTCGGGCTTTTTTACGTCTGTAGAAAAGTGAAATACGCGGAATTAACAGACACCTACCCAACAGCCATCACGTAGGTCCGGCGGGCGCAGCGACTCTCGACGTTAAAATTATGTTTAATCACACCAAAATCACTCAATACCTCTGCACGCCGATAAGTATGTAACCTGAATCTCGTTTAAGAAATTGAACTAAATGCCTGTTCCGAGATCCGATCTTTCGACCAAGAACGATTGGATAAACAAGGAACAGGCATGATTAAATTAGTTGAATTGTTTTGCGATGTCGATGATTTTTGCAAAGTATTTATACCCCAATGGAAAAAACAATTACTCGAAGATGGCACCCAAAAACGTCAGCGAGCAGGGCGTATGACGACCAGTGAAATTATGACTATTGTTATTAGTTTTCACATGTCACATCATCGTGATTTCAAAAACTACTACCTTGGTTATGTATCACTTATGTACAAAAGTGAATTTCCTAACTTACTCAGTTACACACGATTTCTAGCCGTTATGCCGAGAGTAATTGTGCCAATGTGTGCCTATTTCACTTCACTTAAAGGTAAACCCACAGGCGTTGAATTCATTGACTCTACATCTATTAAGGTCTGCCACAATATTCGTATTCCAAGACACAAAACCTTTGATGGAATAGCCCAGCGAGGTAAAGGAACGATGGGATGGTTTTACGGCTTCAAGCTGCATTTAGTCGTTAATCATCATGGTGAAATTGTTGCTGCGAAAGTGACAACAGGAAATGTACATGATACTCAACCAGTCCGCGAATTAGCGAGCTGCCTGACGGATAAATTATACGGTGACAAAGGATATTTAAGTAAGGCTTTAGAAGCGGATTTGCTCGATAAAGGGGTAAAGCTCATTACGACGGTTCGCAAAAATATGAAGGCAAAAGCGATGTCATTATGGGATAGAGCGATGCTTTCAAAGCGTTTTATAATCGAAACAATTAATGACCAACTCAAGAATATATCCTTCATTGAACATTCGAGACATCGGAGTATGAACGGCTTTATGTTGAATTTAGTGGCTGGATTGGTGGCTTATTGCTTTAAAGAAAATAAGCCACACCTTAATTTAACTGACGTAGAGCTTAATGCATTAGTTATCGCTTAAGCAGATCTCAGGTTATGTAGCATTTGCTATGTGACTTTTTACCGCTGTAGGCACTACGACATCACAAGGCTTCAAATTAAAGAAACCCGTTACAGCAATGTGACGGGTTTTTTGCTTTCTGGGATTTAGTAAATAGCCAAGAGCACATGCCGAACTCAGTAGTGAAACGAAACAGCTCGAAGGCGAGCCCCACGGAAGGCCGCCCCGACGCAAAGATAGTATCCCATTTGCACTGTGGCTCTCCACCGCTGTGGGCACTACGACATTCTACTGCGTAGCGCAACGACTTCAAATTATAGAGAGCCCGAATCTAACGATTCGGGCTTTTTTACGTCTACAGAAAAGTGAAAATGTGTTTTCAGGTAGTTTAAGCTTGTGCGTAGTTTGACTTATTGCCAAGCCATCTATGAATCAGGGGATCTACACTTTGAGGGTATTGTTTTAGCATTTGCAGCGCAATAGGCCTTACTTGATTAAGTGTTTGTTTGTCGCGCGTTAAGTCTGCAATTTTAAATTCCGCTAAGCCGGTTTGTTTTGTGCCGAGGACTTCACCTGGTCCGCGTATTTCTAGATCACGCTCCGCTATTACAAAGCCATCATTACTATCTCTTAGTACACCAAGTCGCTTTTGAGCGGTATGAGATAGTGGTGCGTGGTATAAAAGTACACAATGCGATGCTGTGGCACCACGGCCAACTCGGCCACGTAACTGATGGAGCTGTGCTAAACCTAAGCGCTCAGGATTTTCTATTATGATTAAACTTGCGTTAGGAACATCCACACCTACCTCGATAACGGTAGTGGCTACTAATACATGTATATTTCCTGCTTTAAACTCACTCATAATGGCTTGCTTTTCAGCTGACTTCATTCGTCCATGAACGAGACCTACGCTCAGCTCTGGTAATGCCTCTTTTAATTGCAGTGCACTATCTTCAGCTGCTTGGCATTGCAGCACTTCAGATTCATCAATTAGTGTGCATACCCAGTAAACTTGACGACCTTGATCATTGCAGGCTAATTTAACACGCTCAATAATATCGTCTCTACGTGTGTCAGGCAGTGCGACTGTTGTAATTGGAGTCCGCCCCGGTGGTAATTCATCAATTACAGAGGTTTCTAAGTCAGCATAAGCTGTCATGGCAAGTGTGCGTGGAATAGGTGTTGCAGTCATAACCAGTTGATGAGGGTAACAATCAGCAAATTTTCCTTTTTCGCGTAGTGATAAACGCTGATGCACACCAAAGCGATGTTGCTCATCAATAATTATTAGCACTAAGTTATTAAACTTTACTTCATCTTGAAATAAAGCGTGAGTACCTACAATCATTTGCGCTTCACCAGAGGCTATTTTTTCAAGTGTTGCTATACGTTCTTTACCTTTTGTTTTACCGCCAAGCCAAGCAACTGTGATACCTAACGGATTAAACCAAGTTGTAAAATTAACGCCATGTTGTTCAGACAAAATTTCAGTAGGAGCCATTAAAGCAACTTGAAAGCCCCCTGCAATCGCTGTTAACGCACTTATAGCCGCGACTAAGGTTTTGCCTGAACCTACATCGCCTTGCACTAAGCGCATCATTGGATATGTGTGTTGCATATCCCCTTTTATCTCAGCCACTACTCGGCTTTGTGCATTTGTGGGTGCAA
This region includes:
- the recG gene encoding ATP-dependent DNA helicase RecG, whose translation is MSKPSLSQYPITEIKGIGPKMAERLLKLGISTVQDMLFHLPLRYEDRTRLYAINELSLHSHVSVEATIETSQVTFGKRRMLVCQINDGTGRLTLRFFNFTAAQKNALSAGKIIRCFGEVRRGRVGLEMNHPEYSISDTHNEQPTVTTLTPVYSTTEGLKQLSIRALSEQAIDLLNKYSVEELLPTQFQPSNMALSDALLLLHRPPNDVDITALEQGMHPAQQRLVFEELLAQNLSLLKVREQGQQVKAVALNPVNTLESPFLEQLPFAPTNAQSRVVAEIKGDMQHTYPMMRLVQGDVGSGKTLVAAISALTAIAGGFQVALMAPTEILSEQHGVNFTTWFNPLGITVAWLGGKTKGKERIATLEKIASGEAQMIVGTHALFQDEVKFNNLVLIIIDEQHRFGVHQRLSLREKGKFADCYPHQLVMTATPIPRTLAMTAYADLETSVIDELPPGRTPITTVALPDTRRDDIIERVKLACNDQGRQVYWVCTLIDESEVLQCQAAEDSALQLKEALPELSVGLVHGRMKSAEKQAIMSEFKAGNIHVLVATTVIEVGVDVPNASLIIIENPERLGLAQLHQLRGRVGRGATASHCVLLYHAPLSHTAQKRLGVLRDSNDGFVIAERDLEIRGPGEVLGTKQTGLAEFKIADLTRDKQTLNQVRPIALQMLKQYPQSVDPLIHRWLGNKSNYAQA
- a CDS encoding IS982 family transposase, which gives rise to MIKLVELFCDVDDFCKVFIPQWKKQLLEDGTQKRQRAGRMTTSEIMTIVISFHMSHHRDFKNYYLGYVSLMYKSEFPNLLSYTRFLAVMPRVIVPMCAYFTSLKGKPTGVEFIDSTSIKVCHNIRIPRHKTFDGIAQRGKGTMGWFYGFKLHLVVNHHGEIVAAKVTTGNVHDTQPVRELASCLTDKLYGDKGYLSKALEADLLDKGVKLITTVRKNMKAKAMSLWDRAMLSKRFIIETINDQLKNISFIEHSRHRSMNGFMLNLVAGLVAYCFKENKPHLNLTDVELNALVIA